The following are encoded in a window of Deinococcus planocerae genomic DNA:
- a CDS encoding sensor histidine kinase, producing the protein MPSPDAQVAYSQVVFVVSHDRSRAARLAPALSQAQVLPIPDAETLLREAHVRPPAVVLLYADTPGVPLAEVLPLLRQRAELAGTRWLAVGTQGLGALLAAGADALISDTTAPDAMALQVRTLLARAAQHRDQEGRITTLQRRLDTWEHEERVRDQLVHMLVHDLKNPIAAVMGLLEVVEEDDRVPDDTRELVKIAHDETQHLLHLAVNMLDVRKIQAGKMNLRPELMFSPMFEEVIEQARGDVGGGLRDRVLRVEVAPNLSPARADPEILRRVLANLLSNAMKHTGTGGVIQIGVRKDGDETLISVRDDGEGIPAEDIPNLFAAFEQSRLTLHGRFDTGMGLAFCKLAVEEHGGSIWVESERGKGSTFTFTLPPAQDAEDDDFVELLS; encoded by the coding sequence ATGCCGAGTCCCGATGCCCAGGTGGCCTATTCCCAGGTGGTCTTCGTCGTGTCCCACGACCGCTCGCGGGCTGCCCGGCTCGCGCCCGCCCTGTCGCAGGCCCAGGTGCTTCCCATCCCCGACGCCGAGACGCTGCTGCGGGAGGCGCACGTCCGCCCGCCCGCCGTCGTGCTCCTGTACGCCGACACCCCGGGCGTGCCCCTCGCCGAGGTGCTGCCGCTGCTGCGCCAACGGGCGGAACTCGCGGGCACGCGCTGGCTGGCGGTGGGCACGCAGGGCCTCGGCGCCCTCCTCGCGGCGGGGGCCGACGCCCTGATCAGCGACACGACCGCACCCGACGCGATGGCCCTGCAAGTCCGCACCCTGCTCGCCCGCGCGGCGCAGCACCGCGACCAGGAGGGCCGCATCACCACACTTCAGCGCCGCCTCGACACCTGGGAACACGAGGAGCGGGTGCGCGACCAGCTCGTCCACATGCTCGTCCACGACCTGAAAAACCCCATCGCCGCCGTGATGGGCCTGCTGGAGGTCGTCGAGGAGGACGACCGGGTGCCCGACGACACCCGCGAACTCGTGAAGATCGCCCACGACGAGACCCAGCACCTGCTTCACCTCGCCGTGAACATGCTCGACGTGCGCAAGATCCAGGCGGGCAAGATGAACCTGCGCCCCGAGCTGATGTTCAGCCCGATGTTCGAGGAGGTCATCGAGCAAGCCCGCGGCGACGTGGGCGGCGGCCTGCGCGACCGCGTGCTGCGGGTGGAGGTCGCCCCCAACCTCAGCCCGGCCCGCGCCGACCCCGAGATTTTGCGCCGCGTGCTGGCGAACCTCCTGAGCAACGCCATGAAGCACACGGGCACGGGCGGCGTGATCCAGATCGGCGTGCGCAAGGACGGCGACGAGACGCTGATCTCCGTGCGCGACGACGGCGAGGGCATCCCCGCCGAGGACATCCCTAACCTCTTCGCCGCCTTCGAGCAGTCGCGCCTGACCCTGCACGGGCGCTTCGACACCGGCATGGGCCTGGCCTTCTGCAAGCTCGCCGTCGAGGAGCACGGCGGAAGCATCTGGGTCGAGTCCGAGCGAGGCAAGGGCTCCACCTTCACCTTCACCCTGCCCCCCGCCCAGGACGCCGAGGACGACGACTTCGTGGAATTGTTGAGTTAG